The Christiangramia forsetii KT0803 DNA segment CGCTTCAGCATTAAGAATTCCGGGAATTGAAATCGCAGGAAAAACAGGTACTGCTGAAAACTTTACCAAGATTGGAGGAAAAAGGGTTCAATTAACAGACCATTCTATTTTCGTGGCTTTCGCTCCGGTAGATAATCCTAAAATCGCTATTGCTGTTTTTGTTGAAAATGGATATTGGGGAGGGCGTTATGCCGGTAGGATCGCAAGCCTTATGGTAGAAAAATATTTAAAAGGGACCATTACCAGGACCGATATGGAAGACTGGATACTTAGCCATAGCCTTCAAGATGAATATGCAAAACCTATAAGCGGAGAACCTTTCAGAATTAATCAGTAAATGAGTAAAAGCAGCGCAGCAGGATTTGACTGGATAAGCATCTTTATATATTTAATTTTAATCTGCTTTGGTTGGGCCAATATTTACTCTGCATCTCTAGGCAGCAACACCGGTTCTTTTTTTGATCTAAGTCAGCCCTATGGTAAACAGGCCCTCTTTATAGGTTTAAGTATATTTCTAGTCATTATTGTACTTTCTATAGAAGCTAAATTTTACCAGCGTTTTTCAAGTATTATTTATCTTGTATCCCTGCTGTCTCTAGCAGGATTATTTGTTTTTGGAAAAACGATTTCAGGAGCTACTTCCTGGTATTCCTTTGGAAGCTTTGGAATACAACCATCTGAATTTGCCAAATTTGCTACTGCATTAGCTTTAGGAAAATATCTAAGCGATATTCAAACAAATATCAGGCGGCTTAGCCATCAGGTGAAGGCATTTATAATTATTGCGATTCCTGCTTTATTAATAATTCCGCAACCGGATCCTGGAAGTGCCCTTGTTTACGCAGCATTCTTTTTCCCGCTTTACAGAGAAGGTTTATCTGGCTTTTATTTGGTGACGGGACTCTCTGCTATTGCTGTATTCATTTTAACCCTACTTATCGGGCCTTTATGGGTTAGCGCAGGGGTGATTTTTATCGCCCTGCTTCTATTCTTCAGGAAACGAAAAAAACGTCCCGGAAGAGTATTAATTACGCTCTTTGTAATAATCTCTATTGCCTTGAGCTTTTCAGTTAATTATATCTTCGAAAATGTTTTTGAGCAGCGACATAGAGATCGATTCAATATTGTACTGGGAAAAGAAGTAGATTCCCGGGGTATTGGGTATAATACCAATCAAAGTGAAATTGCTATAGGTAGTGGTGGATGGCTTGGGAAAGGCTGGACTGAAGGAACACAAACAAAAGGTCATTTTGTTCCTGAACAGCATACTGACTATATTTTTAGCACTGTTGGTGAAGAATGGGGATTTTTAGGGAGTGCTTTGGTAGTGATCTTATTTGTACTTCTGCTTCTACGACTTCTTGTTCTTGCGGAAAGACAACGAAATCAGTTTTACAGGATCTATGGATATTCTGTAATAGGAATACTCTTTATACATTTTCTCGTAAATATCGGGATGGTAATTGGCGTATTCCCAACCGTTGGAATCCCTCTACCTTTTTTTAGTTATGGAGGTTCCGGACTCTGGGGTTTCACGATACTGCTATTTATCTTTATTAAGTTAGATTCTGACAGGCTTTCTTACTGAAGCGATTCAGACTAATTTTACCTCCAAATTTCGCATTTTTCGTCTTCTTTTCGTCATTTTTAACTTCCGTAGCTATGGCTATGCAACTAATGAATGACTTCAATAGGCGAAAAAAGCCTTCATTTTCGGTTCCAAACTAAAAGCTTAAATCACTTCATTAAGAACACTTGTCTACCATCAATAATATGGCAGCAGCCATCAATATAATTACCGGATAGATATATTTTCTTTTCATATTCTAATTCTAAAGCATAAAAAAACCCGGAAATAAACTTCCGGGTTTCAATTTATCTATTAAATATTAATTCTTCACTTTCTTTTTTCTATTAACATCAGCAAGCTTATTTCTAGTAATGTTATTCATTTTCATATCTGAAAGAACATTGATAGCTTCTTCAATATATACATCCTTACTCAGGTTTTCATGCCATCTCTGTCTCTTTTCCTTTAGGATAGTATCTGTTGTAAAGAGTTTTTCTTCATAAGGCAATGAATTATAAGTTAGATTGGTTTTATAATCCTTAATGGCATCAAACTGCTTGGCCATTTCCTTATTTTTTTCAGCTTCATCAGCATAATCTGTATAATTTAAAGAATAGCTCCTGTCTTCACTCTGAGTTTTTACCCATTTGGCATTTTCTTCAATTAACTTAAGCTGAGTATTTGAATCCATTCTCTTTTTGCTGGCATCTATAGCTTCGTCATATCCAACATATCCATTCCAGATATCGAAATCTGCAGCATCGATCTTATCCCAGGGAAGTGGATTTTCCTGATCTTTTTCTCCAATATCAACAAAACTATATCTGTCTGGAACCACTACGTCACTCTTCACCCCTTCAAGCTGGGTTGAACCACCATTTACACGGTAAAACTTCTGGGTAGTGATCTTAAGAGCTCCCATGTCTCCCATATCATTATTTCGAAGCCACCTGTTAAGATCTATTACATTTTGAACAGTTCCCTTACCATATGTTTGCTTACTTCCTATAATTATAGCTCTTTTATAATCCTGCATGGCAGCGGCTAGAATTTCAGAAGCCGAAGCAGATAATTCGTTTACAAGGATTACCAGCGGGCCATCCCAGAGTACTTGCGGATCTTCATCTTTTAGTACTTCTTTACGAGCTCCATTTGATTTCACCTGAACTATAGGACCTTTTTCAATAAACATTCCTGCGATATCCACCACAGTTTTTAGTGAACCTCCACCATTATTTCTAAGGTCTAATACCAGACCTTCCATTCCTTCTTTTTTCAAATTGATAATATCTTCCTTAATGTCTGAAGCGGCATTTCGGTTTTCGTAATCTTCCATATCAAAATAGAATTTAGGTAAATTTATCACCCCAAATTTTCTATTCTCTTTCTCTACCATTGAAGTTTTCGCATAGGTTTCTTCAATCTCAATCACATCACGAACTAAAGTCACCTCTTCAATATTGCCCATAACTTTTTTACGAACAGTAAGTATGACCTTAGTATCCTTTGGACCCTTAATAAGGTCTACCGCATCGTCTAGTCTCATTCCAACAATACTTACAGCTTCTTTCTCATCTTCCTGCTTAACCTTAAGGATCACATCACCTTCAGCAATCTCCTCACTTAACCAGGCAGGCCCTCCGGAAATAACTTCAGTAATAGTAATATTATCACTATCCTTCATTAAACGCGCACCAATTCCTTCAAGTTTACCTGACATGGCGATATCAAACCTATCCTTTTCCTGAGGTGCGAAATAAAATGTATGAGGATCAAATTCCTCTACAATAGCGTTAATATATACTGAAAAATAATCTTCTCTTTCAAGATCATCAGTAAAATCGTAATACCTGTCTATATTAGAAAGTGTAGTTTCTCTCGCTTCTTTTTCAAGTTCAGCATCAGTCTTCATTACATAAGAGTCATCTTCTTCTTTTTGATTTTTCTCATCCTGTTTTAGATCGTAATAAGTAATTAATGCATTGAACTTTAATTGCTCTTTCCATCTCTTTCTCATTTCTTCTTTTGAAGAAGCATATTCCAAACTATCGTAAGCTGTGTTTATATTCTCGCTTTCTGTAAAGTCAAAGGGTTCTGAAAGAATTTCTTTGTACAGAGATCTTGCCTCTTCCATTCGCTCTCCCAATCGACCATAAGTAAGGTTGAAGAAATCGATATTCTTACTTTTTATCTGATCATCCAGTTTTTCTTTAAAAGCATCAAATTCTTCAATGTCTTTTTTATAGAAAAAACGCTTAGAAGGATCAAGTCCTTCTAAATAATCTACATATACATTGGCTGAAAAACCGTCATTTATATCTTTTGCATCATAATGCCCCTGACTAAGTACATATGTAATTAAGTCTATAAGTAGTTTATCCTTATTAGGGTCTTCAAACTTCTTGGTAGTAAAACTACAAGAAGCGGCAGCCATTAAGAGAACGACTGCTATAATTTTAAAATTCCTTTTCATAACTCGTTTTAATTTCGTCATCGTTTGGTTACCATAAGTATAGTAAAAACTGTGCCAATAACTTTAATCTGGCGCACTAATTTGTCAAAGCACTAATATAAGCTTTCCTTATTTAAATTCTTATTTTAGCAAAACCAAATAATGATGCATGAACAAGAAAAAACCGCTTATTCTGGTAACCAATGATGATGGTATTACTGCCCCCGGAATAAGAACTCTCGTAGAAGTAATGAAAGAACTGGGAGATGTGATCGTGGTTGCCCCAGATAGTCCTCAAAGCGGCATGGGTCACGCGATAACAATTAGTGATACCCTATTTTGCGAACAGGTTACCATTAAAGAATCTTATAAACATAAAGAATACAGCTGTTCGGGAACACCGGCAGATTGTGTGAAAATTGCCACCCAAGAGATCCTTCATAGAAAACCAGATCTTTGTGTTAGCGGAATTAATCATGGCTCCAACTCATCGATTAATGTAATCTATTCCGGAACCATGAGTGCGGCAGTAGAAGCTGGAATTGAAGGTATTCCGGCAATTGGTTTTTCCCTGCTTGATTATTCTTTAAATGCAGATTTTGAACCTACACGAAAATTTATAAAAACCATTACAAAAAATGTTCTGAAAAATGGCCTGCCTATAGGTGTTGTGCTGAATGTAAATATTCCGAAACTGAAGGAAGCAGAAATAAAAGGTATTAAAGTCTGTAGACAGGCGAATGCTCACTGGGAAGAGGAATTCGACAAAAGAACGAATCCGCAGGGGCGAGAATATTACTGGCTTACCGGAAAATTTGTAAATAAAGATGAAGGTAAAGATACTGATGAAAAGGCACTGGAAGAAGGCTATGTTTCTGTAGTCCCGGTGCAGTTTGATCTTACCGCCCACCATTTTATAAAAGATTTAAGCAGTTGGTCACTCAATGATTAAACAAAATGTAGTTACTGGATTTTTAACCGGGATTGCGGCAAATATCGCCGGTGTAATATTATACATTACTCTGCTTTCTGATGCTGAGCTGGATATAGCGCTTAAAGATGCATTAGTAAATGATTACCTGGGAAAAATAATTGCGCTGGGTGCCGTTCTTAACTTTTTGCCATTTTTTGTTTTTCTAAAGAAGAAACAAAACTATCATGCTCGCGGTGTTCTATTGGCAACTGTAAGCGTTGCAGTAGCTGTTGCAATATTCAAATTCTTTTAAAATGAAATACTACATCATTGCAGGCGAAGCTTCCGGAGACCTCCATGCTTCTAATTTAATGAAAGCTTTAAAAGAGGTTGACACAGATGCCAATTTTCGATTCTGGGGTGGGGACCTCATGGAAAATCAGGGAGGAAAGCTTGTTAAGCACTACAAGGAATTAGCCTTTATGGGCTTTTCTGAAGTGATCATGAACCTGAGAACTATTTTTAGAAATATTAAATTTTGCAAGCAGGATATAGAATCCTACAATCCCGATGTGATCATTTTTGTAGATTATCCCGGTTTCAATATGAGAATCGCGGAATGGGCTAAGAAAAAAGGATATCGAACCAGCTATTATATCTCTCCGCAAATTTGGGCCTGGAAAGAAAACAGGATCAAAAAGATAAAACGGGATGTGGATGAAATGTACGTGATCCTTCCGTTTGAAAAAGATTTCTATACTGAAAAGCACAATTTTCCGGTACATTTTGTAGGACATCCCTTGTTGGATGCTATAGACAACAGACCTCTTGTGGATATTAAATTATTCAAAAAGAACAATGGTTTAGATAACCGACCAATTATCGCATTACTCCCGGGCAGTAGAAAACAAGAAATAGAAAAAATGCTGAACGTGATGCTTAGTATTACTTCAGAGTTTAAAGATTATCAGTTCGTTATTGCGGGTGCACCGAGCCAGGATAAAGAATTTTACCGGGGTTTTATTAAAAAATCCAATATCAGTATTATTAAGAATAAGACTTATGATGTACTAAGTATCTCCCATGCGGCGTTGGTTACTTCGGGAACCGCTACTCTGGAAACTGCACTTTTTAAAGTTCCGGAAGTTGTATGCTACAAAGGAAGTTATATATCCTATCATATTGCAAAAAGGATCATTAACCTGGATTATATTTCCCTCGTAAATTTGATCATGGACAGAGAAGTTGTAACAGAATTAATTCAAAATGAATTCAATACAAAGAATTTAAAAACTGAACTTACTAAAATTCTCAATGAAGAAAATCGCAAAAGGATTTTTGAAGATTACTTTGAGCTTGAGCAAAAGCTAGGTGGGAAAGGTGCCAGTAAAAAAACTGCTGAATTGATTTATAATAATATCAAATGATAGTATCATGAGAGGACTTTTTCTAAAATCGACAGTTTTAATTTTTAGTGTTTTCCTGCTTGCTTCCTGTGGTTCTTCCAGGTCAAGGGTTGTAACCACTAAAAAAGAGGCTAATAGATCTGAAAAAGCCACCCAAGTCTATGATCGTAATCCTTCGGCAGAACCCGAGGATAAAACAGCCTTTAAAGTGATTCGCACTGCTAAGAAATTTGAAGGTACCAAGTACAAATATGGCGGCACCGATAAAAAGGGAATGGATTGCTCCGGGTTGATTTACGTTTCTTTTCTCGAAGAAGGTATTTCCATGCCTCGTACTTCCCGGGCCATGTCATTAGAAGGCAAGCGATTGTATTTAAAGGAAGTGAGCGTTGGAGATCTTCTTTTCTTTGAAACCAATAAGAACCGAAAAGTAATTAACCACGTCGGTCTTGTGGTAGAAGTAGCTAATAACGAAATCTATTTTATCCACTCCTCTACTTCCAGAGGCGTTATTATTTCCTCATTATCAGAATCTTACTGGTATAATAATTTTGTAATGGCGCGCAGAGTGATTTAATTTTTTTATACCTTCAGATTACAAAATTTAATCATTGAAGGATTTCCGTTTTATATTTCTACGACTATCTTTTTATCTAATCTTAGGAATACTTACGGCATTTTATTTTTCAGTAAATGTCGAGACTCTTTTAATTGCTGGCGGACTCATTCTCAGTCTGTTTATTTTGGCCTATTTCAGAGCCAGAAGCAAATTTTTTCCTGATGCATTCTTCGGAATTGCATCCTTTCTTCTGATATTTTCCCTGGGTTTTTCTACCGCCTATTTAAATATTCCGAAAAATCAGAAAGATCATTTTATAAATCAGGATATTGAAAAGAACCGGCAAACAATTCTCCTCGCCAGTATTTCAGAAGAATTAAAACCAACGGCATTTTCCCAGAAGTTTATACTGGAAACCGAAAATTTAATCTTCGGAAAAGAAAACCTTAAGGTTAAAGGAAAAATATTACTAAATCTAAAAGCCGATTCTTCGAATATTTCAGTTTTAAAGCCAGGAATGCAGGTTTTGGTTCCGTGGATTCCAGAAGAGATAAAGCCTCCTTTAAATCCTTTTCAATTTAGTTATAGAGACTATATGAATCGACTGCAGGTAGAACGACAAATCAATACCGATATGTCAAAAATTGGCATTAGAAGTACTGAAGAAAATAACCTTCAATCCTATTCCTGGAAATTGAGGGAACGACTCATTTCAGATTTAAAAGAGCATGAATTTGGCAAAGATGAACTGGCAGTTTTTCAGGCTTTGATCCTTGGACAAAGAAGAGAGATAAGTAATGATCTTTACAAAAATTACGCTGCTGCCGGAGCCATTCATATCCTGGCAATCTCCGGTCTTCATATAGGGATATTATTATTTATTCTAAATTTTCTCCTTGGAGGTCTAAATAGGTTTAAATATGGAAGACTAATCAGAGTTATTTTATTGATCGCTTTGCTATGGAGTTTTGCAATTTTAACTGGTTTAAGCCCATCGGTAGTTAGAGCGGTAAGCATGTTTTCATTTATAGCCGTGGGCCTTCAAATAAAACGGAAGACAAGTGTTATGAATAGTCTCTTTCTTTCCCTGTTTATTCTTCTACTCATAAATCCCTATTATCTTTTCCAGATCGGGTTTCAACTGAGCTATCTGGCGGTTTTTAGCATTATTGTATTTCAACCGCTAATTTATGGGCTTTTCAAACCTAATTTAAAAGTCATTAACTATTTATGGCAGCTTAGTTCCGTAAGTATCGCGGCACAAATTGGCGTAATTCCGCTTAGCTTATATTACTTTCATCAGTTCCCGGGGCTTTTTCTTATTAGCAATCTCGTTATTCTGCCATTTCTAGGAATTATTTTAGCTATCGGAATTATTGTGATCATACTTGCTTCAGTTAATTTGCTCCCCGCTTTTCTCACCAAATCCTTCGATTTTATCTTAAGCTTACAAAATCAATTTATAGAGCATATTGCAGGGATAGAATCCATGATTTTCAGCAATACTGACATAAGCTTAGCTCAAACATTATCAATCTACTTAATCTTATTAGGATTATTATTTATCATTAGAAAAGTCACTTACACACGCGTATGCTTTGTTCTTGTAGGTATCTTTGTTTTTCAGGCATCTACTTTTTATTACCAGAGAACTATACCTGTAAATGAAGCGATCATTTTTCATAGATCAACGAAATCTGTTATTGGTACTAAAAGGAATGAAAACCTCAATATTTATTCTAATGAAGATTCCAAGAATACCTTTTTGAAAGAATACATCAGGGAAAGAAATATTCAAAATACTAAGTTTAAAGAAGTGCCTGAAATAATTGATCTTTCTAATAAACTCACATTAATTGTTGATACCATCAGGAATTATAATTTAAAGAATTTTCATCCAGAAATTCTTATCCTGAGAAATTCACCAAAAGTAAACCTGGAAAGACTCATAAATAAGTTTTCACCAGAGCAAGTTGTAGCAGATGGAAGCAATTATTACTATTTAGTAAAGCTTTGGAGAGAAACCGCCAAATATAAAAAAATCCCTTTCCACTATACCGGTGAAAAGGGAGCTTATTTTATAACTAAGGATTAAATTCTAACTGGAAAAGGTGCCTTTAAATTCTTCCTGATATTTCTTCCACTCTTCATCAGTTTTTACTTTTTTATAATCATCTGTGGCAAATATTTTCAAAAAGATCTCAAGTTTCTGCGGGGTTAAATAGCCTTTTACGGGCGTTAGAAATTTAGCATTTTCATCAAAAAACACCATCGTGGGATATGCATTTACTCCCATTGCCAGTGCAAATTGATGCACAGCATTCCTGCCTTTTCTTTTAGGATCGTAATTGGGGTTTTTAAATACCTTATCATTAAAATTTACCACCTCTTCCCCTTCGGCATTAAACTTTACAGCGTAATAATGCTTATTAACATATGCCGCTAGATCTTTATTGGAAAAGGTATTCTTATCAAGCATTTTACAGGGACCGCACCAAGTGGTGTACGCATCAACGAATATTTTCTTAGGATTTTTCTTTTGGGCCTCTAAAGCTTCATTCATACTCATCCACTTAATTTCCTGAGCTTGCAATGAGCCAACAGCAACTAATAGGAAAGTGAATAAAAATAATTTCTTCATATTTTAAATTTAAGTAAAACTGTTGAAAACAAAAAGCGTTCCTAAATAATTTGGGAACGCTTTCAATCAAATTATATCGAAATTCGAAATTATCTAATTCCGTGCATTAATTTTTTTAATATTGGGTTTAACAAGGCCACTAGTATTCCTCCAGCTATAGGAACTATGGTAAATATCAGGAAAAAAGTGGAGAGATCGTATTGCTGTGTCACAGACTCGATCATTCCACCTAGAGAACCTGCAAGTTTATTTCCAATTGCTATTGCCAAATACCACATTCCAAACATAAAGGCAATCATTCTGGCCGGAACAAGTTTACTAACATATGAAAGTCCTAATGGTGACAAACAAAGTTCACCTAAGGTATGCAGGAGATAGGCTAAAATCAACCAAATCATGCTAACCTTTGCTCCGTCTACCATTCCGCTTGAGCCCCATGCAAGTAATCCAAAGCCTAAACCTAATAGGATAAGACCAAAGCAATATTTAAATGCGGCAGATGGATTATATTTACTCTCCCACCATTTAGAAAAGAAGGAGGCGAAAACAATAATAAAGAATGAATTGAGAATACTAAACCAGGATACCGTGATCTCGGTAGTATCTGCTGAAAATTCTCTAACAAGCATCCAGATAACCAGGCCCCAAATTCCTGCGAAACAAATACCCAGAATTATATTAGAACCTGGAATTCTCGCAAAAGTTTGCTTCCATAGAAGGTATAGCACCCACGTTATAATTGCCAATGGCACTACTGTTAGTAATGCATTGAAAATATTAAAAATATTTGCCGAGTTTCCTATGAGTACTCTGTCTACATTATCACGTGCGAAAATGATCAAGGAAGATGCTCCCTGCTCAAATGCCATAAAAAAGAACACAGTAAATATTGCAAATATGATGACTGCGATAAGCCTGTCTCTTACGACCTTGGTATACCTTGAAATTCTTGAAATAACCAGAATAAGAAAAAGAACAAGACCAATTAAAGCCATTCCTATGGGTCCGGATAAAGGTTCTCCACCAAAATCAAAAGGCATAACTACTGGTAAAAGATTTAAATCGGCAATTCTTGATGCAGGGTCATTTATTAAGTATGTAAGTCCTATTCCGGCAGAAGCTACTACCAGAATCTTATCTAAAAGAGTAAAAGGATTTGGTTTGTGTGAAACTCCTGAATTTTCTTCTTCTTTTAAATGTTTTTCTTCTAATTCTTTATCAGGCACCCCACCTATTTTACCAAATAAAGGCTTTGCCAGCCAGAATTGAAGGGTTCCTAAAAGCATAAATATTCCGGCGAGACCAAAACCCCAGCTCCATCCAATCTTTTCAGCAAGGTATCCACAAAGCATCATTCCAAAGAATGCACCGGCATTTACTCCCATATAAAAAATGGTATAAGCACCATCTTTTTTATCGGTTTTACCTTCATACATTTCAGAAATTATGGATGTAATATTAGGTTTAAAGAAGCCGGTTCCAATCACCAAAAGGCCAAGGCCAAGATATAAAGAAGTTTCAGTTTCCAAGGCCATAGAAGCATGTCCAAGCGTCATAATTGCCGCCCCAATGATCACTGCCCAACGATACCCGGTAAATTTATCGGCTATAAGTCCACCTAAAATAGGTGTTAAATAAAGTAGCCCGGCGTAGGTACCGAAAAGCGCACCCGCATTCTCTGCCGTCCATCCCCAGCCGGGATTATCAACTCCTACAATTGCCATTGTGAGAAAGTTGACCAGTAGTACCCTCATTCCATAGAACGAGAATCGCTCCCACATTTCAGTAAAGAAAAGAACAAATAAACCTGCAGGATGCCCTAGAACTTTACTTTTAAAAAAATCGTTCTGGACTTCAGAGGATGCTTGAGCATTCATATTTATAACTTAATTAATTAGAGAAAGCTAAAAATTATTCAACTGTAGTTTCTTTAGGTATTCCTTCTTGAATGGTAGCATCTTCAGCACCATGCGTAAGTCTTTTTAGAGGTTTTAGCAACATAATCACGATAAGACCTATTAACGTCCAGATAACTGCGATTCCTGTAAAGACCTCGAATTCTCCTAAAGACTGAGCTGATTCTCCAATTAGACCGGCAACCTTATTACCGAGACCCGTTGCTGCCCAGTACATACCCATTATTATAGAAGCGTATTTTAAAGGAGCAAGCTTTGTAATAAATGAAAGCGAAACTGGCGATGCACAAAGCTCTCCAATTGTATGGAATAAATATGCAAGAATCAACCAGTACATAGCAGAAGAACCTGTTTCTTCATATTGAACTGAAGCCATACTCATAAATCCAAATCCAAGAGCCATAATTATAATCCCTATCGCCATTTTGAAAATAGAAGAAGCTTCTTTTCCTCTTTTCTTCCATTTAAACCAGAATGCTCCTACTACTGTAGCAAACGTAATTATAAAGAATGAATTTACCGATTGAAAAACCGATGCAGGCACTGTAAATCCAAGTATCGTACGATCAGTTTTTTGTTGAGCATAGAGGTTCATCAATCCTCCAGCCTGTTCAAAAGCAGCCCAGAAAAGAATGATTAATAAGAAAGAAAGAAGAAGGACTTTTACCCTATCCTTTTCAATACTAGTTAGTGGTTTATCCAGAATAGCTTTATCTGCATCATTTTTTCTAGAAATTAGGTTACCAACATGTTTAAGGTGTTTTTGCCCCCACATGTAAACTAACTGGCCAAAGAACATTCCGACAGCAGCAAGACCGAATCCCCAATGCCAACCATATTTCTGTGCAAGGAACCCACAGGCAATTGGTGCAAGAAAACCACCAATATTAATTCCCATATAGAATATATAAAATCCAAGATCCCTTCTTTCGTCACCTTGCTTATAAAGTCCGCCGACCATTGAAGAAATGTTTGGCTTTAGACCTCCCACACCTAGAATAATGAACAAACATCCAATATAAAAAGTCATTTCAGAATCAAATGCCAGTACCGAGTGACCTATACAAAGTAGGATACCCCCAAGTAAAACTGTTTTCTTTT contains these protein-coding regions:
- a CDS encoding peptide MFS transporter → MNKAKAIENQKELFGHPYGLYILFFTELWERFSYYGMRALFTLFLVAETAGDNPGFGWTNQEALELYGWYTMLVYVSSIPGGWVADKFLGQKKTVLLGGILLCIGHSVLAFDSEMTFYIGCLFIILGVGGLKPNISSMVGGLYKQGDERRDLGFYIFYMGINIGGFLAPIACGFLAQKYGWHWGFGLAAVGMFFGQLVYMWGQKHLKHVGNLISRKNDADKAILDKPLTSIEKDRVKVLLLSFLLIILFWAAFEQAGGLMNLYAQQKTDRTILGFTVPASVFQSVNSFFIITFATVVGAFWFKWKKRGKEASSIFKMAIGIIIMALGFGFMSMASVQYEETGSSAMYWLILAYLFHTIGELCASPVSLSFITKLAPLKYASIIMGMYWAATGLGNKVAGLIGESAQSLGEFEVFTGIAVIWTLIGLIVIMLLKPLKRLTHGAEDATIQEGIPKETTVE
- a CDS encoding peptide MFS transporter, which translates into the protein MNAQASSEVQNDFFKSKVLGHPAGLFVLFFTEMWERFSFYGMRVLLVNFLTMAIVGVDNPGWGWTAENAGALFGTYAGLLYLTPILGGLIADKFTGYRWAVIIGAAIMTLGHASMALETETSLYLGLGLLVIGTGFFKPNITSIISEMYEGKTDKKDGAYTIFYMGVNAGAFFGMMLCGYLAEKIGWSWGFGLAGIFMLLGTLQFWLAKPLFGKIGGVPDKELEEKHLKEEENSGVSHKPNPFTLLDKILVVASAGIGLTYLINDPASRIADLNLLPVVMPFDFGGEPLSGPIGMALIGLVLFLILVISRISRYTKVVRDRLIAVIIFAIFTVFFFMAFEQGASSLIIFARDNVDRVLIGNSANIFNIFNALLTVVPLAIITWVLYLLWKQTFARIPGSNIILGICFAGIWGLVIWMLVREFSADTTEITVSWFSILNSFFIIVFASFFSKWWESKYNPSAAFKYCFGLILLGLGFGLLAWGSSGMVDGAKVSMIWLILAYLLHTLGELCLSPLGLSYVSKLVPARMIAFMFGMWYLAIAIGNKLAGSLGGMIESVTQQYDLSTFFLIFTIVPIAGGILVALLNPILKKLMHGIR